Genomic segment of Cytobacillus suaedae:
CTATGGCAGTCAATATGTATGATGTGGCATATGAAGTGGAAAAAGCAATTCGTGAGAGCGCAGAGTTCAAAAACTTGAGAAACATGTACGATGAGGTCAATGCAGATGAATCAGCTAAAACAATGTTCGATAACTTCCGTAACATCCAATTAAACATACAACAAAAACAAATGATGGGTGAAGATATATCTCAAGAAGAAGTAGAACAAGCTCAAAAAATGGTAGCCCTAGTTCAACAACACGCTACTATCTCAAAGCTCATGGAAGCAGAACAACGCATGAGCATGACAATTACTGAACTTAACAAAATCATCATGGCTCCTTTAGAAGAGCTTT
This window contains:
- a CDS encoding YlbF family regulator → MAVNMYDVAYEVEKAIRESAEFKNLRNMYDEVNADESAKTMFDNFRNIQLNIQQKQMMGEDISQEEVEQAQKMVALVQQHATISKLMEAEQRMSMTITELNKIIMAPLEELYGSLENK